A genomic window from Nitrospirota bacterium includes:
- a CDS encoding AAA family ATPase, with amino-acid sequence MTGPSIEQYLIAKEPYYVPVRDEVRLFDLAARTHTPVMLKGPTGCGKTRFVEHMAYRLQRPLVTVACHEDLTASDLVGRYLLKGEETLWVDGPLSLAVRHGAICYLDEVVEARKDTTVVIHPLCDTRRILPIEKTGEVVRAHDDFQLVISYNPGYQSLLKELKPSTKQRFLALEFDYPPAETERHIVQHEAGVGEATATALVKLAEKIRNLKHHGLDEGVSTRLLVYAGTLIRDGVEPATACQVAIAQPLTDDRDMQRAILELASTILVSS; translated from the coding sequence ATGACGGGACCTTCGATCGAACAGTATCTTATCGCCAAAGAGCCGTATTACGTGCCGGTTCGAGATGAAGTGCGGCTGTTTGACCTCGCGGCGCGCACGCACACGCCCGTGATGCTCAAGGGCCCCACCGGCTGCGGCAAGACCCGGTTCGTGGAACACATGGCGTATCGCCTCCAACGGCCGCTCGTCACCGTGGCGTGTCACGAGGACCTCACGGCCTCGGACTTGGTCGGCCGCTATCTCTTGAAGGGCGAAGAGACTCTCTGGGTCGACGGGCCGCTCTCACTGGCGGTCCGGCACGGCGCGATCTGTTATCTCGACGAGGTGGTCGAAGCCCGCAAGGACACCACCGTGGTCATCCACCCTCTGTGCGATACGCGACGCATCCTCCCGATCGAGAAGACGGGGGAAGTCGTTCGCGCTCACGACGATTTTCAATTGGTGATATCTTACAACCCCGGCTACCAAAGTCTCCTGAAGGAATTAAAGCCCAGCACGAAACAGCGGTTTTTAGCGCTCGAATTTGATTATCCTCCCGCCGAGACCGAGCGCCACATCGTGCAACACGAGGCCGGCGTGGGGGAAGCCACCGCCACCGCGCTCGTGAAGCTTGCCGAGAAAATCCGGAACCTCAAACACCACGGGCTGGACGAAGGCGTGAGCACCCGCCTGCTCGTGTACGCGGGCACGCTGATTCGCGACGGCGTCGAGCCCGCCACCGCGTGCCAAGTCGCCATCGCCCAACCACTCACCGACGACCGGGACATGCAGCGGGCGATTCTGGAACTGGCATCCACCATTCTCGTCTCGTCGTAG
- a CDS encoding glycosyltransferase family 39 protein yields MYPAREWIGTYSGVLALTVGALALRLAFVQPEPIFPDSSTYLSISRAVVEEGKLSTTFREGGETFLPPLYPGLTAVVSGVVGRFTGAAYEWAAVLVSAVSGAAIVVPAWWLARTIFGAGAAWLAGCLVATSPILVHWSGHMLTEALFISIAVAAVAAGWRATQTQRPSWALVAGLLCGLAYLTRVIGLILIPAIGLWMIRPTGAARLDAQPDSRRMLTVSLFIAGFLAVSIPYWAYLRLNLGVWSVTGSYGSIVEQLVRGGIPVSGEAGRAAHRGLFATASNFFLDLGGYASMVWTLSSISLAFAVVSVLAPPRNATLPAYGRFYLATVVGTYLIALLLVGTVSYRGEMARYSAPVVPFILILACGGIAYIAERVGRARGLVIGGAVCALVFSFWVQISSVPGLYFFAVWRPTPPSPQRLLGLWMHDQLRGPLSVMSRKPYVPYFARATWYYTPATIDGVLSLARERHVDYLVVDRSVYADSRSEQARLLEPGTPPMSLELVAVQPLSGGGYFLALYRIKRT; encoded by the coding sequence ATGTACCCCGCAAGGGAATGGATCGGCACCTACTCAGGAGTACTCGCCTTGACCGTCGGCGCGCTCGCGCTTCGGCTGGCGTTCGTCCAGCCGGAACCCATTTTCCCGGATTCATCCACCTATCTCTCAATAAGCCGTGCAGTGGTCGAAGAGGGCAAATTGTCGACAACGTTCCGTGAAGGGGGAGAGACATTCCTGCCTCCACTCTACCCAGGACTGACGGCCGTCGTTTCCGGCGTAGTGGGGCGATTCACCGGAGCCGCCTACGAATGGGCAGCAGTCCTGGTCTCGGCCGTCTCCGGGGCAGCGATCGTGGTGCCGGCATGGTGGCTGGCTCGAACGATCTTTGGGGCAGGCGCTGCTTGGCTCGCCGGGTGCCTTGTCGCCACCAGTCCAATACTTGTCCACTGGTCGGGGCACATGCTCACCGAGGCGCTATTTATCTCCATCGCCGTGGCCGCCGTCGCAGCCGGGTGGCGCGCGACCCAGACACAGCGGCCGTCTTGGGCCTTGGTGGCCGGACTCCTCTGCGGGCTTGCATACCTCACCCGGGTTATCGGTCTCATTTTGATTCCCGCCATCGGGTTGTGGATGATACGGCCGACCGGAGCTGCCCGCCTCGATGCGCAGCCGGACTCCCGGCGGATGCTGACGGTTTCGTTGTTCATCGCCGGGTTTCTGGCCGTCTCCATCCCCTACTGGGCGTATCTCCGCTTGAACCTTGGAGTCTGGTCCGTAACAGGTTCTTACGGGAGCATCGTCGAACAACTTGTTCGCGGCGGAATTCCGGTGTCGGGCGAAGCGGGGCGAGCGGCACACCGGGGGCTTTTTGCGACCGCGAGCAATTTCTTCCTTGATCTCGGCGGCTACGCCTCCATGGTATGGACGCTCTCCTCGATCAGCCTTGCGTTCGCCGTCGTGTCCGTCCTGGCGCCGCCACGAAACGCAACCCTCCCTGCATACGGGCGCTTCTATCTGGCCACGGTCGTCGGCACTTACTTGATCGCGCTCCTGCTGGTGGGAACCGTGTCGTATCGCGGAGAGATGGCTCGGTATTCGGCTCCAGTGGTGCCATTCATCCTCATCTTGGCTTGCGGAGGGATCGCCTACATCGCCGAACGAGTCGGTCGGGCACGAGGCTTGGTGATCGGCGGTGCCGTGTGCGCCTTGGTTTTTTCCTTCTGGGTCCAGATATCTTCAGTTCCCGGACTATATTTCTTCGCGGTGTGGCGACCGACGCCCCCCTCTCCCCAGCGGCTTCTTGGGCTGTGGATGCACGACCAACTTCGCGGCCCGCTCTCGGTGATGTCCCGCAAACCCTATGTGCCGTATTTCGCGCGTGCGACTTGGTATTACACGCCCGCCACCATCGACGGTGTGCTCAGCCTGGCCCGCGAACGGCACGTCGATTACCTCGTCGTTGACCGAAGCGTCTATGCCGACTCTCGGTCGGAGCAAGCGAGGCTCTTGGAGCCTGGAACGCCGCCAATGTCCCTCGAGCTTGTCGCTGTCCAGCCGCTTTCCGGCGGAGGATATTTCCTCGCGTTGTACAGGATCAAGCGCACATGA
- a CDS encoding VWA domain-containing protein, which translates to MSVSSESSADPDSERPSSPDRLALRMRIDTVSSKAASAFDDAVASVERLLTTDDLTAWVDLGCAIAIGSAVAAVKFFRESPSLLERLPAERRPGVLQVARSLARREPNTALEFLRHSVPLVERLDDVELAQWGRIGATIAEQDYDTAIEYVKESPALAGVIPTDVFSLWGDVGVLLSRADRSVKDFLALNYFRSSADWLRAITDPGLRPPALALAGRVAAADFPSGTSRRPGQVALDVLQYLSTLLDALPSAETRHAFLASGMSVAERAPALIETFLRHAPDVVRLVEGSVGRFQEWVAEGLGIADTHRERAEAYFSLRSKQAVEVAQRLSRGIFLRDIKATLTYVAEALCGRAVEIRPGPGASSALTERGGVITLPEKITVYPTPEDNLRFYRVLTYHEAGHLEFGTYEPLPEEVAGWFGASGATRAPEGATSWMGRFPDPGLAQNLWTIAEEARIDFLLRHRYPGLRADMDRVLFEQLRGRPKIETLQRRESILEALLQLSVADSADVPLPVLESVTQGYEVIKRLRRSDATVLDVLHAVVDLYPIVAEGFEEGPAPASKAEPIPEPRSEFDQLAMGHGLIGSFAFRDALQAPQVTMGQHGGPQGPTPPETTTRREAVEPREAGAPRPEPEGGGAAAQGAPAADGSFWYDEWDHTALEYRPRWCRVQEQPVAPGSPDEVEALLAETRGIGASLRRYFAVIRPEAFRKAKRQPEGDEIDLDAATAAAVDRRARLTPSDRLYVRRDKRVRDVAVALLIDTSGSTGRQIGGPSRRVRRVIDIARESLALLGSSLDALGDQFALYAFSGQSRNNVNCRVVKAFDERFGPPVLARISGLAPAGQNRDGAAIRHVSRRLQAREAAVKLLILLSDGRPLDDDYAGDYAIDDTRAALREARNAGIHAFCVTVDTAADRYIERLYGDVRYTVIDNIEALPERLPRLYKRLTT; encoded by the coding sequence ATGAGCGTGTCTTCGGAATCGTCCGCGGACCCGGACAGCGAGAGGCCGTCCTCACCTGACCGACTCGCCCTGCGGATGCGCATCGACACGGTCTCCTCCAAAGCCGCGTCGGCGTTCGACGACGCGGTGGCCTCCGTCGAACGGCTCCTCACCACCGACGATCTGACCGCGTGGGTCGATCTCGGTTGCGCGATCGCCATCGGATCGGCCGTCGCCGCCGTGAAATTCTTCCGTGAAAGCCCGTCGCTGCTGGAGCGTCTGCCCGCCGAGCGGCGGCCGGGGGTCCTGCAGGTCGCTCGATCCCTCGCGCGGCGTGAACCCAACACGGCGCTGGAGTTCTTGCGGCACTCCGTCCCGCTGGTCGAACGACTCGACGACGTCGAGCTCGCCCAGTGGGGTCGAATCGGCGCGACGATCGCGGAACAGGACTATGATACGGCGATCGAGTACGTGAAAGAGAGCCCCGCCCTCGCGGGCGTGATCCCCACGGATGTGTTCTCCCTGTGGGGCGACGTCGGAGTGCTCTTGTCGAGAGCGGATCGGTCGGTCAAGGACTTCCTGGCCTTGAACTATTTTCGATCGAGCGCCGACTGGCTCCGCGCGATCACCGACCCCGGCCTTCGCCCGCCTGCCCTCGCCCTGGCCGGCCGTGTCGCGGCGGCCGACTTCCCATCAGGGACGTCGCGTCGCCCTGGCCAGGTGGCGCTCGATGTCCTGCAGTATCTGTCCACGCTGCTCGACGCCCTGCCGTCCGCCGAGACCCGGCACGCGTTTTTGGCCTCGGGAATGAGCGTGGCGGAACGCGCGCCCGCGCTGATTGAAACGTTCCTCCGTCACGCGCCCGACGTGGTCCGACTGGTCGAGGGATCGGTCGGCCGATTCCAGGAATGGGTCGCGGAAGGCCTTGGGATCGCCGACACGCACCGCGAGCGCGCGGAAGCGTACTTTTCGCTGCGTTCCAAACAGGCGGTCGAGGTGGCGCAGCGGCTGTCCAGGGGGATCTTTCTTCGCGACATCAAAGCCACGCTGACGTACGTGGCCGAGGCATTGTGCGGCCGCGCCGTCGAGATCAGGCCCGGCCCCGGCGCGTCGAGCGCGCTGACGGAGCGCGGAGGGGTCATCACGCTCCCCGAGAAGATCACGGTCTATCCCACGCCGGAGGACAACCTCCGCTTCTACCGCGTGCTCACCTACCACGAGGCTGGCCACTTGGAGTTCGGGACCTATGAGCCGCTGCCCGAAGAGGTCGCTGGTTGGTTCGGGGCTTCCGGTGCAACGAGGGCTCCGGAAGGGGCGACCTCGTGGATGGGACGTTTCCCGGACCCTGGCCTCGCTCAGAACCTGTGGACTATCGCGGAGGAGGCGCGCATCGACTTTCTGCTCCGGCACCGCTATCCCGGGCTTCGCGCCGACATGGACCGCGTGCTCTTCGAGCAGTTGCGGGGGCGGCCCAAGATAGAGACGTTGCAGCGCCGCGAATCCATCCTTGAAGCATTACTTCAACTCTCGGTCGCGGACTCCGCCGATGTCCCACTGCCGGTATTGGAGTCGGTGACACAGGGATACGAAGTGATCAAGCGGCTTCGACGATCGGACGCCACAGTGCTCGACGTTCTGCACGCCGTGGTGGATCTCTACCCGATCGTGGCGGAAGGCTTTGAAGAGGGGCCGGCGCCCGCCTCGAAGGCGGAGCCCATCCCTGAACCCAGATCCGAGTTCGACCAACTCGCCATGGGCCACGGCCTGATCGGGTCGTTCGCGTTTCGCGACGCGCTCCAGGCCCCGCAGGTGACCATGGGGCAACACGGCGGGCCGCAAGGCCCAACCCCGCCGGAAACCACCACACGCCGGGAAGCCGTTGAACCCCGGGAGGCCGGAGCCCCCCGCCCTGAACCCGAGGGTGGCGGCGCAGCCGCGCAGGGGGCACCCGCCGCGGACGGATCCTTCTGGTACGACGAGTGGGACCACACCGCGTTGGAGTACCGCCCGCGCTGGTGCCGCGTCCAGGAACAACCGGTTGCGCCCGGTTCGCCCGATGAAGTCGAGGCCCTGCTGGCGGAAACCCGCGGCATCGGAGCCTCGTTGCGACGCTATTTCGCGGTAATTCGCCCGGAAGCCTTTCGCAAAGCCAAACGCCAACCCGAAGGCGACGAGATCGACCTCGACGCCGCCACCGCGGCGGCGGTCGACCGCAGAGCCCGACTGACGCCGTCCGATCGCCTCTATGTTCGGCGGGACAAGCGCGTCCGCGACGTGGCCGTTGCCCTGCTCATCGACACGAGCGGGTCCACCGGACGCCAGATCGGCGGGCCTTCCCGACGGGTCCGTCGCGTGATCGACATCGCGCGGGAGAGCCTCGCCTTGCTCGGCTCTTCGCTGGACGCGCTGGGCGATCAGTTCGCCCTGTACGCATTTTCGGGGCAGTCGCGGAACAACGTAAATTGCCGGGTGGTGAAGGCGTTCGACGAACGTTTCGGCCCCCCGGTGCTCGCGCGGATCAGCGGCCTGGCACCCGCCGGCCAGAACCGGGACGGCGCAGCGATCCGGCACGTAAGCCGGCGTCTGCAGGCCCGGGAAGCCGCGGTCAAGCTCCTGATCTTGCTGTCGGACGGCCGGCCCCTGGACGATGATTACGCAGGAGACTACGCGATCGACGACACGCGCGCTGCCCTGCGGGAAGCCCGGAACGCCGGGATCCATGCCTTTTGTGTGACCGTGGACACCGCGGCGGACCGCTATATCGAGCGTCTGTACGGCGACGTCCGGTACACGGTCATCGACAATATAGAGGCGCTGCCCGAGCGTCTGCCTCGTCTGTACAAACGCCTGACCACGTAG
- a CDS encoding NAD(+)/NADH kinase — MRSHVGTSTLVKTVGIIAKHHHNDAKPIVEQIISWLTQHNKEVYLDTDTASLVGAKTGLPKPKIPPMVDLMIVLGGDGTLLSVARLIENRDVPILGVNLGGLGFLTEVTLDELFVTLEKIFKAEFTPDNRLMIRAQVFRQGERVVSSYCLNDTVISKGVMARMIRLEVAINGQFVTGLRGDGLILSTPTGSTAYSLSAGGPIINPSVDAIVFTPICPHTLTNRPIVIPSSATVNVTVKSREDGAMVTFDGQVAFTLRPDDVIEIKAAEHKITLIRAPEKNFYAILREKLKWGEG; from the coding sequence ATGAGGTCCCACGTTGGAACGTCAACCCTCGTGAAAACCGTCGGCATCATCGCCAAACACCACCACAACGACGCAAAACCCATCGTCGAGCAGATCATTTCCTGGCTGACTCAACACAACAAAGAAGTGTACCTGGACACCGATACCGCGAGCTTGGTCGGCGCGAAGACGGGCCTGCCCAAACCCAAAATCCCGCCGATGGTGGACCTCATGATCGTGCTCGGGGGCGATGGCACGCTGTTGAGCGTGGCACGACTCATTGAAAACCGCGACGTGCCGATCTTGGGCGTGAACCTGGGAGGGCTTGGGTTTCTGACCGAGGTCACGCTCGACGAGTTGTTCGTCACACTCGAAAAGATCTTCAAGGCCGAATTCACGCCCGATAACCGGCTCATGATCCGGGCCCAAGTGTTCCGCCAGGGCGAGCGCGTGGTGTCGTCGTATTGTCTCAACGACACGGTGATCAGCAAGGGTGTGATGGCGCGAATGATCCGGCTGGAGGTCGCGATCAACGGCCAGTTTGTGACCGGGTTGCGGGGGGACGGGTTGATCCTCTCGACCCCGACCGGCTCCACGGCGTATTCACTGTCGGCCGGCGGGCCGATCATCAACCCGAGCGTGGACGCCATCGTGTTCACGCCGATCTGCCCCCACACCTTGACCAACCGGCCGATCGTGATCCCGAGCAGCGCCACCGTCAACGTCACCGTCAAGAGCCGGGAAGACGGCGCGATGGTGACGTTCGACGGCCAAGTGGCCTTCACGCTGCGGCCCGACGACGTCATCGAAATCAAGGCCGCGGAACACAAGATCACGCTGATCCGCGCGCCGGAAAAGAACTTCTACGCGATCCTCCGGGAAAAATTGAAGTGGGGAGAAGGCTGA
- a CDS encoding two-component regulator propeller domain-containing protein, with amino-acid sequence MGRRLTYLATALGAVACAAAALPAFAQPDTLWTSWRVGALVRALAVQGESIWIGTTNGVMKFHIPTERHTVYTTKHGLLSNVVLGITIAPDNATWIGTYGGGLTRFDGKDRWTTYTPYGVGATGDYRSSYVRYKPGDGLGDLWVYQTLFLPNGTMWAATWKGASRFNGKTFTTYSTGDGLVDKWVYSMAVDRDGRFWFGTEGGVTMYDGRKWTSWTHRDGLGAEIPRAADGPGPYAPSPHHGQSEKAISDYNPNYVLATAIDGAQNKWFGTWGGGLSRFDGAQWVTFTATDGLAGNVVNALAFDRRGVLWIGTDAGVSRVDPRDCSAAKRESRSPGSRPSLTCRFTTFTTLDGLYHDAVYAVAVDGTGAKWFGTYGGVSRYTGP; translated from the coding sequence GTGGGGAGAAGGCTGACTTACCTCGCGACGGCGCTCGGGGCTGTCGCGTGTGCCGCTGCCGCCCTTCCCGCTTTCGCCCAGCCCGATACCCTGTGGACGAGTTGGCGGGTTGGTGCGTTGGTGCGCGCGCTCGCGGTCCAAGGCGAATCGATCTGGATCGGCACCACCAACGGCGTGATGAAGTTTCACATCCCCACCGAGCGCCACACGGTCTACACCACCAAGCACGGACTGCTGAGCAATGTCGTCCTCGGGATCACGATCGCGCCCGACAACGCAACCTGGATCGGCACGTACGGCGGGGGACTGACCCGCTTCGACGGCAAGGACCGGTGGACCACGTACACGCCCTACGGCGTCGGCGCGACCGGCGACTACCGATCCTCGTACGTCCGGTACAAACCCGGCGACGGGTTGGGGGACCTGTGGGTGTATCAGACCTTGTTTCTACCGAACGGAACGATGTGGGCGGCCACCTGGAAAGGCGCCAGCCGCTTTAACGGAAAGACGTTCACCACCTACTCGACCGGCGACGGGTTGGTCGACAAGTGGGTGTACTCCATGGCGGTCGACCGGGACGGGCGGTTCTGGTTCGGGACCGAGGGCGGAGTCACGATGTACGACGGACGCAAGTGGACCAGTTGGACGCACCGCGACGGGTTGGGCGCGGAGATTCCGCGCGCTGCGGACGGTCCCGGACCATATGCGCCGAGCCCGCACCACGGACAATCCGAAAAAGCGATCTCCGACTACAACCCCAACTACGTGCTGGCGACGGCGATCGACGGCGCCCAGAACAAATGGTTCGGGACGTGGGGCGGCGGACTCTCGCGCTTCGACGGCGCGCAATGGGTGACCTTTACCGCCACCGACGGCCTCGCGGGCAACGTGGTCAACGCGCTCGCGTTCGACCGCCGCGGCGTCCTGTGGATCGGCACCGACGCGGGCGTGAGTCGCGTGGATCCCCGCGACTGTTCAGCGGCCAAGCGCGAGAGCCGTTCACCCGGATCGAGGCCGTCGCTGACGTGCCGTTTCACCACCTTCACCACGTTGGACGGACTTTATCACGACGCGGTGTACGCGGTCGCCGTCGACGGAACCGGGGCCAAGTGGTTCGGCACGTACGGCGGCGTCAGCCGGTACACCGGCCCCTGA
- a CDS encoding FAD-dependent oxidoreductase: MSHPQHGYCIVVVGAGPAGMSAAAQFSKNGSQVVILNRDCKVGGLAEYGIFPSKHRLRTGLQKTYREILSRPNVVYFGNASVGRDKDLTVDELLALGPDAIVFATGAQGTKTIGVDGDGAAGVFHAKDLVYHYNQLPGFSQRPFDVGERVCVIGIGDVMVDIAHWLIRYKKVREVTAVVRRGPAERKYNPKEMHSVCANIDKDALAREFSRIRARLEAVGQHPDQILTDMVGEFKKCDPAVSGTMMRFRFLSSPRRVRVTNANRVRALEVENTFLEKKGDDTAARGTGTFDEIPCDSVVFAVGDCVDETVGLPYKNGMFMTNPTPSGNEPDDSWFQVFDPSTGKVMDGIFVTGWARKASEGLVGIAKRDGEWCAEVVQRYLASRPSRPEASLNAFNRKLRTLLESRQPDLVTKEDLQVLSEVEREEAAKAGLEEFKFPTNPEMIAAIRRRRSHVSGAECAPA; the protein is encoded by the coding sequence ATGAGTCACCCCCAACACGGGTATTGTATTGTCGTCGTCGGGGCCGGACCGGCCGGGATGTCGGCGGCGGCCCAATTTTCCAAAAACGGCTCCCAAGTCGTGATCCTGAACCGAGACTGCAAGGTTGGCGGCCTCGCGGAATACGGCATTTTCCCCAGCAAACACCGTCTCCGTACCGGTCTTCAGAAAACCTACCGAGAGATCCTCTCTCGGCCCAACGTGGTCTATTTCGGCAACGCCAGCGTGGGCCGAGACAAAGACCTGACAGTGGACGAACTGCTCGCGCTCGGTCCCGACGCCATCGTGTTCGCCACCGGCGCCCAGGGGACCAAGACCATCGGCGTCGACGGTGACGGCGCCGCAGGCGTCTTCCACGCAAAAGACCTCGTCTACCATTACAATCAGCTTCCGGGTTTCTCCCAACGTCCCTTCGACGTGGGCGAGCGGGTCTGCGTGATCGGAATCGGGGACGTGATGGTCGACATTGCGCACTGGTTGATCCGTTACAAGAAGGTGCGGGAAGTCACCGCCGTCGTCCGCCGAGGCCCGGCCGAGCGAAAGTACAACCCCAAAGAAATGCACTCCGTCTGCGCCAACATCGACAAAGACGCCCTGGCCCGCGAGTTCTCGCGGATCCGCGCGCGCTTGGAAGCGGTGGGCCAGCATCCCGATCAGATCCTGACCGACATGGTCGGAGAATTCAAAAAATGCGATCCCGCCGTCAGCGGAACTATGATGCGGTTCAGGTTCTTGTCCTCGCCCCGCCGCGTGCGGGTCACGAACGCGAACCGCGTTCGGGCGTTGGAGGTCGAGAACACCTTCCTGGAGAAAAAGGGTGACGACACCGCGGCCCGTGGGACGGGCACCTTCGACGAGATCCCCTGCGACAGCGTGGTGTTCGCGGTGGGCGACTGCGTGGACGAAACCGTGGGCCTGCCCTACAAGAACGGCATGTTCATGACCAACCCAACGCCATCCGGCAACGAGCCGGATGACTCCTGGTTTCAGGTCTTCGACCCGTCAACCGGCAAGGTCATGGACGGAATCTTCGTTACCGGCTGGGCTCGAAAGGCCAGCGAAGGACTCGTGGGCATCGCGAAACGCGACGGAGAGTGGTGCGCGGAGGTGGTTCAGCGCTACCTCGCGTCCCGGCCGAGCCGCCCCGAAGCCTCGCTGAACGCGTTCAACCGGAAGCTCAGAACCTTACTGGAGTCCCGCCAGCCCGACCTCGTGACCAAGGAGGACTTGCAGGTCCTGAGCGAGGTGGAACGGGAAGAAGCCGCCAAAGCCGGACTCGAAGAGTTCAAGTTTCCGACCAATCCCGAGATGATCGCCGCGATCCGCCGCCGTCGCAGTCACGTGAGCGGAGCGGAATGCGCCCCAGCCTGA
- a CDS encoding molybdopterin molybdotransferase MoeA, whose product MSSAPESGGRTAPDDDPIAAALSKFLPAFPEGPRAIERVDLDHALDRITAAEVTAGTDSPPYSRSIVEGYLVNPEETRAASSTAPVTFTIAGVIHPGDPAPTALPPNAVWEVFTGSAIPPGRWGVIRQWDATRTGARVACTAPIQEGANIEAQGCDLSRGTAVVPKGALLGPDQISLVAGQGLDTIPVAAKPIVGIFGSGNEVIPHTARLTPGAIWDCNTPALAAFVQREGGIPKPYGIVRDDFEAFVRAVTAALPHCAMIVIAGGTAVGGREFVKDLVAALGSPGVLVNGVPMRSGKPLIMGVVGEIPIVCVAGHPPEALRGFRLFGVPALARLLGRIA is encoded by the coding sequence GTGTCCTCCGCTCCTGAGTCGGGCGGCCGCACCGCCCCCGACGACGATCCGATCGCAGCCGCGCTGAGTAAGTTTCTTCCCGCCTTCCCTGAAGGTCCGCGCGCGATCGAGCGCGTGGACCTCGACCACGCCTTGGATCGCATCACGGCGGCCGAGGTCACCGCAGGGACCGACTCGCCGCCCTACTCCCGGTCGATCGTGGAAGGTTACCTGGTGAACCCGGAAGAGACCCGCGCAGCGTCGTCGACCGCGCCGGTTACCTTTACGATCGCGGGCGTGATCCACCCCGGAGACCCCGCGCCCACCGCCCTGCCGCCCAATGCGGTTTGGGAGGTCTTCACCGGGAGCGCGATCCCTCCCGGCCGGTGGGGCGTGATCCGCCAGTGGGATGCGACGCGAACCGGAGCGCGCGTGGCCTGCACCGCCCCCATTCAGGAGGGGGCCAACATCGAGGCGCAGGGTTGCGACCTGTCGCGAGGGACCGCGGTGGTGCCGAAGGGCGCGCTGCTTGGTCCCGACCAGATCTCATTGGTGGCAGGCCAAGGACTGGACACCATCCCGGTAGCGGCGAAGCCCATCGTGGGCATCTTCGGGTCCGGGAACGAGGTGATCCCTCATACCGCCAGGCTTACACCGGGCGCGATATGGGACTGCAACACCCCCGCCCTCGCGGCCTTCGTCCAGCGGGAAGGCGGAATCCCCAAGCCCTACGGGATCGTGCGGGACGACTTCGAGGCGTTCGTGCGTGCGGTGACAGCCGCCCTCCCCCATTGCGCAATGATCGTCATTGCGGGGGGAACCGCGGTGGGCGGGCGAGAATTCGTGAAAGATCTGGTTGCGGCGTTGGGATCGCCGGGGGTGTTGGTCAACGGCGTGCCGATGCGATCCGGGAAACCCCTCATCATGGGCGTGGTCGGCGAGATCCCCATCGTCTGTGTGGCCGGCCACCCGCCCGAAGCGCTTCGCGGCTTCCGCCTCTTCGGCGTCCCTGCGTTGGCTCGTTTGCTCGGCAGAATCGCCTAA
- a CDS encoding PilZ domain-containing protein, translated as MDSSDRRRVPRIPHLVEICYASDSPPMTARMTDLSEQGLFVDARNPLPPGARVTFSFLLTNNPWDKPITGEGTVVWHQEAVGMGIQFVGMTDEDRTKIKLFVTSSG; from the coding sequence ATGGACTCGTCAGACCGGCGCCGCGTTCCCCGCATCCCGCACCTCGTCGAAATTTGTTATGCCAGCGATAGCCCTCCGATGACCGCGCGGATGACGGATTTGAGCGAGCAAGGCTTGTTCGTCGACGCCCGGAACCCCCTTCCGCCTGGCGCTCGGGTCACGTTCAGCTTTCTGCTTACCAACAACCCTTGGGATAAGCCGATCACCGGTGAAGGCACCGTGGTTTGGCACCAAGAGGCGGTGGGCATGGGGATCCAGTTCGTGGGGATGACGGACGAGGATCGAACCAAAATCAAGCTGTTCGTGACGAGCTCGGGTTAA
- a CDS encoding DUF6600 domain-containing protein, with protein MTKKLLAGLVVIGFVLAGATGFASAHDDGVRPGPPDLGQLDRYGEWGWEPPYGRVWVPYVEADWRPYWRGHWAWQGGWVWVSADPWGDGPFHYGEWTWSRRLGWVWIPGTVWAPARVTWIVSGPIVAWTPASLHVSIGSDPRFWVYADAWTFQGPIVRPHRVPPPHARVRHGIRSLAPGRVFAPDTEHRGRQFRTGDEAERRNVVRPDRRVAAPRTDARVRAPHRDSRGRTAESGHARGFDLRERR; from the coding sequence ATGACAAAGAAACTTCTAGCCGGTTTGGTGGTGATCGGGTTCGTGTTGGCAGGCGCCACTGGTTTTGCGTCAGCCCACGACGACGGCGTCCGGCCCGGGCCTCCTGACCTCGGCCAGCTCGATCGGTACGGTGAGTGGGGCTGGGAACCGCCGTACGGCCGCGTATGGGTGCCGTACGTCGAGGCGGACTGGCGGCCGTACTGGCGGGGGCACTGGGCGTGGCAAGGCGGCTGGGTCTGGGTGTCGGCTGATCCGTGGGGAGACGGGCCGTTTCACTACGGCGAATGGACGTGGTCGCGTCGCTTGGGCTGGGTGTGGATCCCCGGAACAGTCTGGGCGCCGGCTCGGGTCACCTGGATCGTCTCCGGTCCGATCGTGGCGTGGACGCCGGCAAGCCTACACGTGAGTATCGGTTCTGACCCGCGGTTTTGGGTGTACGCGGATGCGTGGACCTTCCAGGGCCCGATTGTCCGCCCGCACCGCGTTCCTCCGCCGCACGCCAGGGTTCGACACGGCATTCGTTCGCTGGCCCCGGGTCGCGTATTCGCGCCGGATACGGAGCACCGTGGCCGTCAGTTCCGAACCGGAGACGAGGCTGAACGTCGCAACGTGGTCAGGCCTGATCGCCGCGTGGCGGCCCCTCGGACGGACGCTCGTGTCCGAGCTCCGCACCGCGATTCCCGCGGGCGGACGGCGGAATCCGGGCACGCTCGCGGGTTTGACCTTCGGGAGCGCCGATAG